AGCGCATGTTGGAATAACTTCATTTGCTACTAGTGCCGTGCGGCTGTAGGAGGCAAGCGTCGGAGACATCGCTTTCGTCTGACATCATTAATGATGTCAGCTAGACAAAATCGTTGTATTTTCTTTAAACGAGCGTTACTCTCTAACCGAGCGTCCGTTTCAAATCCGTTTGCACGATTGTATTCCTTGcgatgagatctacaaaacaagatccataATAGATGTGTTTTGGAGCCATTTTATACAAGTGTCAACTTATGTTATATGTATAATGTAACTTATGTGCAAGCTGTAGCACTTTATATAGTATTTTTGAAACTAACATGTCACCTTATTTATCTTGTAGGATTTTATACATGGACATATATAGTAAGTTATATTGTATAGTGTTATAATTGATATATCTAGTAGTACATTTAGCTTATATGGAGAATTTATATAAATTTATTAATACCAATTAATACAGAGAACGTGTAGCCAACTTCTTTATTCTTACTATATAATGTAACAACTTATGTAAAGGTAAAGGTAGCAGCTTATATACATATTTCATAAAAGTTACGGTACCACATATACATTATTTTTGTAGCAATTTATGTGTAGTACACAAATTGCTACGTACTTACAAAACTAGCTCTTATACATTTACATAAGTTGCTATAACTTTAAAGTTATTTCTAAATAGACATGATGGGTCGATCTCGTTATAAAAATGTAACGGTGGTGACGAAATTCAAAACGGACACTCTAGTGGAAAGTTATCACATTTTAAAAatgtaaataaaaaaacaaaaacgcGCGTGGGCTAAGGCAACCTAGATAGCTTATGCAGGCTGCTTAGTGTCGCGCCATCCCATACGAGCGCGACTACGCGAGGTAGCCTTTTCCTTTCGAGCCGAGATCCATCCAGTAGAGGCCGCCGATCACGTGTTTAATTTTTGGCCCTCGAGCCCAACAGCCCACGGCCCATTAGATCATATCGGGAACGGGAAGAAGCGTTTTTCCTCACGGACCTCACCTGCCCCCAGAGCGCCGTCACTGCGGTCTCCTCTtcccggcggccggccgccgccacttcGCCCTTCTCACAGCACTCCCCCCTCCAGTCCCAGATCACACCAGCTCTACCCTCGCCCCCAGCTGTAAGCTTACCAAGAAGCTCCGGAGAAACCCCTATTCGCTTGTCTTCCCCCCTGCCGTTCTTGCATGAATCACCGGCGCTCCCGGCATCCGTTGCTAGCCAAGGACCTGGCCCTTTCGAATCCAAGCACCTCCCTTTCGATTCATTCCGCTAGTTTCGGCTGATATCCCCCAATCTAAAGAGTTCCAGAACGTCGTCCGGGGCCATGTCCGCCGACGCCAGCGATGTGGCATTGTCTGAATGCGGtgcaacggcggcggaggcacgtGCGCCGGCGGTGGGGATGGTCTTCCCGTCCCCTGCGGCGGCCCTGAAGTTCTACTTGGCGTACGCGGCGCGGGTGGGGTTCCGTGTCCGGAAGAGCAAGtcctccacctccggccacGGCGACGCCGTCATCATGCGCCGCTTCGCCTTCTCCCGCCAGGGCCTCCCCGCCCGCAAGGACCCGCCGCTCGACCCCTCCAGGAAGCGCCGCGaccgcgcctcctcccgcgcGGCGTGCCCCGCCATGATCCAGGTTAACCGCCTCCACGCACTTGGGTCGTCTCCCGCTGCGTCTTCGATCACACCCACCGGCTCGgcggcgatgacgacgacgacgacggcagcgacTCTGACGCCAGCGGTTCAGAGAGTGCAGACACGCCAACCAAGCATTCCAGTAACAAGTCATCAAAGGTGCCATCTGGCCGGATTGCTAATACAGATGCCGATTCCTTCCAGAGCACTGCTCTTGGACCCGACGGCAATGTCACCCAGTGCCTGCTTGAGCATTTCAAGAAGAAGCAGTCTGAGAATCCCCCATTCTGCTACGCCATCCAGGTTGATCGCAGCAACTGTGTTACCAATTTCTTATGGGAGGATGCACGCGCCAGATTGCTGTATAAATGGTTTGGGGATGCGGTTGTGCTTGACGTCACCTGCAAGAGGAACCTGCCTGCTGCGCCATTCGTGGCACAAACTGGATTGAACCATCATAGGCAGGTTATCGTGTTTGGGTACGCTATCCTGACTGATGAGAGCGAGGAAACGTATGTGTGGCTGTTTGAGACTTGGCTTGCCTCTATGGGCGGGAAGAAGCCAGTGTCGTTGACGATAAATTATAATAGGGATGCTGAGATGGCTTGCCATGAAGGTCTTTGATGACGTTAGGCAACGGTTATGCCAGAGAGATATCTTCTCCAGGTGCAAGGAGAGGTTGGCCGCTGTATATGAAGCACATCCATCATTCAAACAAGAGCTCAAGGAATGTGTAAATGAATTGGAAAGGATTGATGAGTTTGAGTCGAAATGGAGGTTTTTGCTCAACAAGTACAATCTGACGGTGTGGTTGACAGGTGTTTCTGAATGCATCGAGCACCTTGTGCTCAAAGGTCGTGACGCGCTCTTCACTTGAAAAAACACCGGCATCAATATTTCGTCCTGAAACTGCCAtcaaactttgccgagtgtactaTGCTCTGCACTGCAGAATGAGGAGGCAGAAGAACCGCTGGGCGCACGCCTGCGTGCGCTGTAGAATCTTGGTAGTCTGCACGCACGCACATCGGCACATGCAATCTGCAGCGGCAGCGACCGGAGCCCTGAGGTGCGCTGCGGTGCTATTTGACGGAAAACCTGCTCGGCGGAGGCGCGCGAGGTCGTTGTCACCGACTGGAGCGTCCAACCTTTTCCCTTTCGCCTGACCTCAGCGCGCGGGTTTGATCATCCAAGCACTCCTGTCCCTGCCTCCATCAACAATTAGCGCGATAACTACACGTGTGGCCGCCCCGACGCCACACCGTGACCAGCAATCGCCCATAGTATCCACTCAAAATCCTACTTATGACACGCCAGCCTATGGTCGAATGGCACGGCACATAATTGCAAAGCTTGGGCGAGGCTGACCGGCGAGACTCGGAGACGGAGACCAGATCAGATCCCCGTCACCACGACCTCGCGAGCCTGCTGATTTCGCCCGCCGGGACAGGCACCCAGCGCAGCCACATCCTCCCGGGCCAGGGCCGGGCAAATGATTCCCGGAACCCCCCCATAAATTCCGCAAACACGAAAGTTCGAGAGCCGCTGCAATGCACTGGCACTGCCATGATTCCCGATGCAAGCGACCCCTGTCGTCCGGTTCCATTTTCCTCCCTCTCGCCTCACCCCTGCTTTCTCGCCACCTCAGGAGCATTACACCTGAAGCAACCCGGCCGGCCTGGTGAGCACTGAGGCACTGAGCAGTGAGCGGAGCGCCTATAAAAGATTCCAGACGTGGAGGCCGGTAGAGCGATCAGGTCTAGGCGCAGCTCGTGCAGGCGGAATCAGAATTTCAGATACGCGCGCGCAAAGGGGGCAGAGACGGTGACCGGGGGGCTCTTTCTACTGCGCGTACAACGCACGGCGtcctgccgcgcgcgcgcgctccgTCTCTTCTTTTACGCGCGGTAGGCGGAAAGACCTCCGCGACGGCGCGACCCCTTGCGCTGCGTGTGTCTCCCGCCCCCCCGCCAACCTCGCGCGCCTTGCCTGCTTTCCTCGGGCcccccttcgtcttcctcctcgccgctaCCCGCCGACTAGCCATTGGAGACGCGTAGGGCGGTTGCCATGGGGAGTGGTCGCATGGGGATCCGGAGGTGGTTGGTTTCTGCTGCTACGATCTTGGTCCTCCTGCAGGTCTTCCTCTTCCACCCGGCGAGTAAGTTCATGGTGCCATTACTTCCCCCTGCTTAGCGTACTCTTCATTGTTCAGAGTTCGTCCTCACTCTGCAATTTTGTTGTCGAGTAACCAATTTTGCCATGCTTCTACTGCTTGGTTAGCTCAATTGATCGTTTATGCTACAAGCGTTGTCTCCTAAAGGGGCGAACATCGGCATGCATACAGGCTAAACCGAATCATATCAGTTGCCTTTTCCCCCTTAGGAGTAAAGGATTATTCTCTGAATTCTCTACTAGTCCAGTAGCCTTCTCAATTTAGTTCCCTTTGGAGAGTGGATTCACTTTCAGTATACTTCTTGGTTCCTCGAGCGAGCGTGTACAACTGTTACATTACTTTATCGTTTCCGGAGAGACAAAAATTCTGCATACGTTAGACTTTCCACTACACATACGTAGCTGACTCATTCATTGGTGGGGTTAGTTTAGTTACCGAACTTTGTTGCTCTAGTTCCCCAAGTGGCGTGTAAAGCCGATGGCGATTGATGGTACAATTTTCCCTATTCTGAAGGTGGGACGGATTTGCTGAGATCTCTGCCTTTTGCTTCCCCATGAAAATGAAATTCCTccaacatcaaagaaaagtactgCTGCTCAGTGCTGAGGGGTGAAGCTTCACTCTCTCCTCGCCATGTGTCATAGTCGTGTTCTTAACGCCTGGATAAAGAAAGGAATTATGATGGAATTGCTCTCAGAAGGAGACGTTGACGAACCGCACAAAATCAAACCACGCCAAGTTGGGCACAAgttcataaaaaaaacatacatgaTTCTAACTGATTGATGTATGCACAGTAGGATAGAGTAGTTGCATGCCCTGTTGTGTGACCAGCAACTGTGCATTAGTGCTGGTTAGGAAGGAAGAGTATGAGTAGCTGCTAAGCATCCCTTCACAGGAACTGTTCATTGGCTCTGGCATGGGTCATGCTCAGAGTGGACTGGCATGGAGGAGACTTTGACCCATGTGTCAGGCTCACACTTTGAGTCCACCAAACCGGTTGGTCAGGGAATCTAGCAGGAGCAAGGCAATTGCCCAATCATTAATGCATAGAAATCAACAACTCCTTCGACGACTACTGGACAAAACCCAAGAGTACTTGCAGTAGCCACCAATGCTTAGGCCGCGCGCCGAAGCAGAGGTGATCCACCATGTCGTGGTGTCCGTGCATGCCAGATGATGATGCTCACGGCTGTACAACTGTGCGTATCGTTGTTATCTAACCACTCCTTGCTCACATTTGCATGTGACCAAACGCGTCATGGGTCGTGTCCCCCACAAATCATGCTCACTTCCATTTGGCTCCATCCCAAGAACTgatacttttatttttttttctgaaactttAAAATCTGATTCGTTTCGTCATCAGTTTTGCAGCTCCTGACTaaaggcctgttcgcttcagcttataagcctgTTGAAAAGCTGagacggctgatttgttgtgagaggaaaatactatttggtggttgataagccggctgaataagctgaagcgaacaggccctaaATTTTCTGCAACTACTCCAGTTTTTAAGCTGATTTTCTGCAACTGCTGAACTGACGAAATGAACTGTGCGTGCACTGTAACTTGGTACGTCTTCTCATGCACGCCCGTTCACTGTTTGCAGCGTCGCAGTCGTTCATCGGCGTCAACTACGGGACGATCGCGGACAAcctcccgccggcggcgtcgacggccaGCCTGCTCATGTCCACGTCCATCGGCAAGCTCCGCCTCTACGAGCCGCAGCCGGACCTGGTCGCGGCGCTCGCGGGCTCGAACATCTCCATCCTGTTGGGCATCCCCAACGGAGACGTGCCGAACCTCGCgtcctccccggccgccgcggcctcctggGCCGCCGCCAACATCCCCACCACGGTGACCGTCTCCGCCATCTCCGTCGGCAACGAGCTGCTCAACTCCGGCGACCCCACCCTCGCGCCCCAGCTCCTCCCCGCCATGCAGaacctcctcgccgcgctccccgcCGGCTCCACCACCAAGGCACGTATCTTCTCTCGTCACACTCGTGCGATCAACGCCTTAACTAAAAAACAGAGCATACACACATGGTTGCCCGGTTGCCCCGACGAACGGTTGTTGAGCGAGTGAAGTTGTTGGCAACTACGAACAGATCTCCACGGTGCACTCCATGGCCGTGCTGTCggcgtcggacccgccgtcgtCGGGCGCGTTCCACCCGGACCTCGCCGGCAGCCTGGACCCGGTGCTGGACTTCCTCCACCAGAACGGCGCGCCCTTCATGATCAACCCGTACCCCTACTTCGCCTACGCCTCCGACACGCGGCCGGAGACGCTGGCGTTCTGCCTGTTCCAGCCCAACGCCGGCCGCGTCGACGCCGCGTCCGGGCTCACCTACACCAATATGTTCGACGCGCAGCTGGACGCCATCCGCGCCGCGCTGGACGCCAAGGGGTACACCGACGTGGACATCGTCATCGCCGAGACCGGGTGGCCGTACAAGGGGGACGCCGACGAGGCTGGCGCGACGGTGGACAACGCCAGGGCCTACAACGGCAACCTCGTGGCGCACCTCAAGTCCCAGGCCGGCACGCCAAGGACGCCGGGGAAGTCGGTGGACACGTACATCTTCGCGCTCTACGACGAGGACCTCAAGGGCGGGCCGGAGTCGGAGCGCTCCTTCGGGCTGTACAAGACGGACCTGACGGCGAACTACGACGCCGGGCTCGCCAAGAGCGGCAGCACGGCGGCTCCCACCATTCTGACTCCATCTCCGCCGCAGCAGGTTCTACAATATCAATTCTGTCTGCTGCCTTGGTTTGTTAGAATGGGGCGTTACTGATGCCGTCTGAATTTGCAGGGCATGCTGCAGCCGAGCAGGggggcgacgccgacgccaaCGGGGTTCTGCCAGACGACGGCCGCCGTGCCGGGCAGCACGCAAGGCCAGCAGGTGACGCAGACCAGCTCGTGCTACATCCCTGCCGAAGCCGTGTCGCGGCGAGTTGACGCCGGGACACGGCAGCTTGTTTGGTTTGGTGTTTTGCTGTGCCTGGCCATGGTCGCCGGCAAGTAGCTACAGCAATACAGCGTTTGTATGTGTCGGAACTAGTACAGTATACAGTAAAGGCTTTTGCAGCCCACTCGCTGCCACCGTATATACATTAGATTTCACGAAAACAGCTACACACAGTCGAACGTTGAGCCGGTTCCTTTTTCCTTGCATTTGCGGACCAGCCTCAACGGTTGCACCCTTTTTGAAGTACAAATACAAATGCAAAGGATATAAAGGTAGGATTTGATTGCGTGAGCCTTCCAACTTAAACAAAAGGCCGATACACGAGCAATGTTGTGCATCTTATCTACAGAGCTAACTAAAGTTAGTTTCGTGATATGAACACTTGAGCTGCTTGCTTAAGCTGCTGCATCTTCGATTTATGCGCTTTGGCGTATCTACGCCAGCAACAACTTGATTTTAGCAATTCAGATATAGCTGGGCGCAGAGTTCAACGTCGATGGCATCAATATCTTGGAACCACAATCGAACTGGGTTTCCAATCTTCTAATCCGAACTCTTAACCTTGGCAAAATTCCTTTCTAATCAATGCTGGAAACATCACCATCATCATGATTTAAGCTTGTTCCAAAGATAGGTCGCTCTTCTGATGATCGGGTCTGCTGAGGAGCCTTCCGCATATGCTTCCAAAGCTCGTAGGAGCTTTATGAATTTGGTTCCATCGTCCTGAAGCAGTAGGTGCGAAGAATTTATACAGGGAGAAGCATAAAACGAGCACACTTTTAAGCTGTAATTACTACAAAGATATGATGCTCAGTTTTAAGTCACCTGTGGCTTCTGAAATGCAAGGTCAGTTGTCTTGAAAGGAACCATATAAGGAGGAAGATCAGAACGTAATTTGGCCTACAATTGGGTGAAAAGAGTTTGGTTGAGAGGTGGTCTCTTAACAATTAGAAAGGAAGCAAGAATTTTTCACAGAAATACCAATAAATAATACCAGGCTTTTGCAAAGGATTGCCTGTTCCGAGTCTGATATCAGAGCCTGAAAATAACCACGTTAACTTGGTTCCATGATATCATTTCATAAACTCTCATCGTGGCCTACTTGGGGGCATATGCACTAATTACGTTTAGGACCATATCACCAACGACAAGCCTAACTAGGATAATCCTCTCTCCTTGCCTTCTCACGTCCACCACTCCATCCTTGAGACATGGTGCTGACCACATCCATTACAAAAAAGGAATCATATAACCAAATGAAGTGAAATCCGGCATTGCTAGAGTTTCTTTGCAAAGACACAAGTGAACGTTTATACATGCGAAAAAGGAGAGGAGTTATCATGTACAGTTACCTGTTTAATTCGCTCATCCTCAACTTCATCCACAGATTTCAGTAGATTCTCCAAGGAACCTATTtagaattataaaaaataagaaCATCATTGCTGTGCCTTTGAAACCTCTCAAGGTAATCAGGGTGACAAATATGCCAATGCTCCCTACGAAAAAGCTTGACAAACAAGATTAAACAGGTGAATAGTCTATAGAAGACTCAGGTGGATTCCTAAAGGGACCCTGGTAATGTTTCCACTGTGGTGCGTATGCAAGATATTCTAAAATCTATCCAATTTTTATAGCATGTGCACTTAGATCAATCAGTTTGCACTAACaagctaaaataaataaataactcTGCTACAGCATATAAATCTTTTTTTAAATAATCCAGATCTAATTAGTCTTTCAAGGGCAAAATTCTATAAAGAAACATACCAAACTTAGTTATCAGCTTTACTGCATTAACATCTCCAATTCCGTCAACTCCTGCAAAAGAAAGTGTTTCCAGTCACATCATAAGCATCTCACTGTTAATGGGTTCCAGCAAAGATAAATTCAGATCACAGAGATGCATTGCGGCAAAGAATGATGAATAATCGCTGGTAAAAGTTATAGTCAGAAGATAATTTTGGGCACAGAAGGATTTGCATTTGGACTTACAAGGTAAGTAGACTTAATAAGGTTTATAGCCTCATTTGATAGGTCAGCCAAGGTCTTTATTCAACAGCTAAAGTTACAATTCAATCACACAATACAGCAAAGCAATAAGTAAACAAGTAGAAGAAGCAATAGGAAGGCAGTATTTCTATATAGCTACCAGTGTGCTTGGCTGCCTAGCTTCGTGCAAAAGAGAAATGAAATCTCCTTGTTTGTCACGAAACAGTTATCA
This genomic window from Setaria viridis chromosome 8, Setaria_viridis_v4.0, whole genome shotgun sequence contains:
- the LOC140220201 gene encoding protein FAR1-RELATED SEQUENCE 3-like — its product is MSADASDVALSECGATAAEARAPAVGMVFPSPAAALKFYLAYAARVGFRVRKSKSSTSGHGDAVIMRRFAFSRQGLPARKDPPLDPSRKRRDRASSRAACPAMIQSTALGPDGNVTQCLLEHFKKKQSENPPFCYAIQVDRSNCVTNFLWEDARARLLYKWFGDAVVLDVTCKRNLPAAPFVAQTGLNHHRQVIVFGYAILTDESEETQRLCQRDIFSRCKERLAAVYEAHPSFKQELKECVNELERIDEFESKWRFLLNKYNLTVWLTGVSECIEHLVLKGRDALFT
- the LOC117833438 gene encoding glucan endo-1,3-beta-glucosidase 7 isoform X2, whose translation is MSTSIGKLRLYEPQPDLVAALAGSNISILLGIPNGDVPNLASSPAAAASWAAANIPTTVTVSAISVGNELLNSGDPTLAPQLLPAMQNLLAALPAGSTTKISTVHSMAVLSASDPPSSGAFHPDLAGSLDPVLDFLHQNGAPFMINPYPYFAYASDTRPETLAFCLFQPNAGRVDAASGLTYTNMFDAQLDAIRAALDAKGYTDVDIVIAETGWPYKGDADEAGATVDNARAYNGNLVAHLKSQAGTPRTPGKSVDTYIFALYDEDLKGGPESERSFGLYKTDLTANYDAGLAKSGSTAAPTILTPSPPQQGMLQPSRGATPTPTGFCQTTAAVPGSTQGQQVTQTSSCYIPAEAVSRRVDAGTRQLVWFGVLLCLAMVAGK
- the LOC117833438 gene encoding glucan endo-1,3-beta-glucosidase 7 isoform X1 yields the protein MGSGRMGIRRWLVSAATILVLLQVFLFHPATSQSFIGVNYGTIADNLPPAASTASLLMSTSIGKLRLYEPQPDLVAALAGSNISILLGIPNGDVPNLASSPAAAASWAAANIPTTVTVSAISVGNELLNSGDPTLAPQLLPAMQNLLAALPAGSTTKISTVHSMAVLSASDPPSSGAFHPDLAGSLDPVLDFLHQNGAPFMINPYPYFAYASDTRPETLAFCLFQPNAGRVDAASGLTYTNMFDAQLDAIRAALDAKGYTDVDIVIAETGWPYKGDADEAGATVDNARAYNGNLVAHLKSQAGTPRTPGKSVDTYIFALYDEDLKGGPESERSFGLYKTDLTANYDAGLAKSGSTAAPTILTPSPPQQGMLQPSRGATPTPTGFCQTTAAVPGSTQGQQVTQTSSCYIPAEAVSRRVDAGTRQLVWFGVLLCLAMVAGK